The genomic DNA TGCACTTCCCCCAGCAATGTTCGACAAGCTCGCCCCGTTCGCTCGCACCACGGGGGCGGGCTCACTCGTGCTTCCCGCCTGGCGCCCGGAGATGCGGGCCGATTCGATCGAGTCCGATCTGACTCCGATCGAGGGGGCCATCACAGAGTCGCTCGGGGCCGGGCTCGAGGTCGGCCTCGCGCTCGCCTCGATACCCACGGAACTGGCCTCTCGCGCTCGCCTGGACCCGCGCGACACCCTCCGATTGATCGCTGATCAGGGCGAGATCGCCAGGCCGTACATCGATCCTCTCATCGATCGATACGGGCAGTCCGTGCAGCGATGGTTCTTCGGAAGCCCATCGGTCGGACCGATGACGATCGGCGACGAGCTGGTGACGCAGCTCACGCGAGCGGACCGCCTCATCGGCGACCTTGTGCCCGGCCCGATTCTCTCGATCCCGTGGGATGGTGCGACAAGCGTCTCGCCCGCCATCGCCGGCTTCGCGCCGGACGGGCTCTTTGTCACGATCCCCGAGGGGATCGGTGCGGGCGGCATCGGGCCATGGATCGACGCCCTCGCAACCTCGCTGATCAACACGGATCGACGCTCGAACGACCCGATCGAACTCACGATCCTTCCACGCCTGCTCGACCACGAGCGATTCGGCCGAGAGATCTCGATCGACCAGTTCTGCAAGATGGTTGTCGAAGCGTGGAGCCGGATCGACGACCTCGACGAGGCAGGCATCAGACTCCGTTTCGGTCTGGTTGATCCCTGGCTCGCGTCTGATTCGAATGACCCTGACATGGCTCCGGCCCCCGCGATCGTGGCCATGAGCGGGCTCGCATCACACCTCGTTGATCGACGGGTGATCATGCGCCTCCCGACAAATCCCGGCATCCACGCGTATCTGCTCGGACCCGCGGGCTCATCCAAGCAGTCGAAGACCGGTGCAATCGTCGTCTGGTCCGACGGAAGAGATCCGCAGGCGACCCTCTCTCTGTACCTCGGCCCGGATCAGATCACGCTGAGCGATGTCTACGGGAACCGTTCGGCACTCGCACCGTTCAGCCCGTCCGAGGGTGACAGAATCCGCACCCACGATGTGCCGCTGACCGAGGCACCGGTGATCGTTGAGGGCGTGGACGAAAGGATCGTCGTGCTGGGCGCGGGCTTTCGGATCGAGCCGCCCTTCATCCCGGCGATCAACGAATCGCACGAACGCGAGCTGGTCATCGCAAACCCGTTCAGTTCTCCGATCGATATCCGCTACTTCATCACGCGCCCCGGCTCAGACGAGCAGGGCCGACGCGACCGCTCGTGGTCCGTGACCCCGCGATCGGGCAGCATCCAGATCGAACCCAAGGGCGAGGGACGGATCCCCATCACCGTCGTCCCCTCCGCAGTTGAAGAAGCAGGACCAAAAGAGTTCGTGCTCGATGCGCAGGTCACATCCGATCGTGCCTACGGCTGGATCCGTATGGTCACCATCGCCGAGCTCGGGCTGCCCGGCATCCGCGCCGACGTGAACGCGACACTCTCGCCGGCTCCGTCGGGTCCTGATGTCACGGCCGATGTCCTCATCGTCAACACCGGGACCGAACCGATCACACTCGAAATCGCGGCATTCGCCCCCGGATATCCCCGGCAACGCTCGGCGGTCAGCTCGATCCAGCCCGGCGCATCGGCGGTTCGTCGCTTCACGTTCCCGCGCGGCGTTTCACGCCTCCAACGCGAACGGATCGTGGTCAGCATCGTCGACACCGCGAGCGGCGGACGCCTCAACGCCGGCGTCGCAGTGCCGACAGTCCCATAAATCATGGGTTCACATCACCCTGACGCACTCCGAGTATCGCCGACAGGCCACCGGAGAGAATCTTCGCATTGACACTTGACAGCACCCGAATCGTATGGATAATACTTGGATACCATCGTCCAAACCATAGGGCATGAAAGTATCGTGCCTGATCCAGAGTTCGGTCGATGGAAAGGGTGTCGATTGTCGGGGTGCGAGCATGATCTTGGCCACGCACACACCGGGTCGTTCGAGCGAGCGTGATGTGAACGCATCGCGTATCGATCGCACGACGCGGCTCGGAAGCAGGCCCGATCCTCTCGTCACCGACCGTCACTTGTCGGAACGTTTGCGGTGGAACCGCTGCTCCGTTCGCATCGTTCGTGTCGGCGCATGCCCGGATGCCTCAGCGTCCCGGCGAGGAAGACGCGCAGGCACGAAGCCGGGGCATGCCCTTCGTGGCCTGCCATCCGGCGAGCACGCACAGGGATGGCGTCATGGTTCCTACACGACCTTTCAGTGGACGAGCTTCCAGCGGTCCTGCTTCCATCGTTCAGGGTCGCTCGGAGGCATCAGGTGGTCACTCTCCCGCCAACGAGCCGCTTGTTCGTCTCGGCCCGGGCGGCATGTTCGTTTCGGAGTACCGCTGCGCTCCGTCGCTGGGCCGCTTCGCCCGGCTCTCGCGGGTCGATGCGGATCTGCTGCCCGATGGGTGCTCCGCGTGCCGCACACGCGGAACTCAATCCCGGCAAACACCGGCGGAGCCAGATCGTGTCCTGTTGCTCGGGCGTCTCTCGCTCGCCCATGTAATGCTGGCCTCTCAGATCCAGGCCGGCCGTCGTCTGCTCATGACCGTGCGCGGCCTCAGGGCTTCGCTCGGAGAGTCTCGCACACCGATCGTTCCCGCAACCGACTTGGAGGGTTCGCGCCATGAATCTCACACCGAAGCAGCTCCGCATTCTTCAGCTCATCCGCGACTGGCGGGTTCGCCGGGGCTATTCCCCGACCATGCAGGAACTCGCGGACGAGATCGGCGTCAGCAAGGTCACGGTCTTCGAGCACGTCGAGGCGCTTATCCGCAAGGGCGCCCTGGTCCGCGAACCGAACAAGGCACGCTCTTTGTCGATCGCTGACGGCATCCCCGTCCCCGACGAGTCGCGCCCCCTCCGCTTCCCCCTTGTCGGCAAAATCGCCGCCGGCTACCCCATCGAGAAGGTCCCCGATGCCGACGAGATCGACCTGACCGAGTTCCTCTTCCCGACCGCCCGCGGCGAATCAACCTTCGCGCTCAAAGTCGATGGAGACTCCATGCGTGACGAGGGCATCTTCAGCGGCGACATCGTGCTCGTCGAGCGCACCCAAGTCGCCCAGAACGGCGATCGCGTTGTCGCTCTCCTCCCCGATGGCTCCACCACTCTCAAGACCTTCTACAAGGAAGACGACCACATCCGACTCCAGCCCGCAAACCCCGACTTCGAGCCCATCCGTGTCCGCTTCTGCCAGATCCAGGGCATCGTCAAGGGCGTCGTCCGCCGCTACGGCCGCTGACTGGACAGTGACACAGTGACACAGTGACACAGTGACACAGTGACACAGTCTGACGATATCATCTAGATCTCCGTCACTCCGTCACTCCGTCACTCCGTCACTCCGTCACTCCGTCACTCCGTCACTCCGTCTCAGAACCTCTTATGCGTCGCCCGGCTCTCCGGCTCGCGAACGCCCAGGATGTTCCTACACAGGGCTAGGTCGCTCGGTCGCGTGATCTTGATATTGCGTGCCTCTCCCGGCACAGTGATCACCCGCTCACCGAGTCGCTCAACCAGCCCCGCATCGTCCGTGCTCGAAAGATCATCCTGCGCGTACGCGCGAACGATCAGGCCCCGCTCAAAGACCTGCGGCGTCTGCACCATCACCAGACGCGTGCGATCGATCGTCTGCTCGACACGCAGATACGCCGTGCCCTGCGCCGCCGAGGCCCCCTCCGAAAGAATCACGGCGAAGGGATCCGGCTTCGGATCCGGCACGCGATCTTCGCTCACTCGCTTGATCGTGTCGCCGACTTCCATCACCGGGATCACCGCCGCAAACTTGGTTGCGCCGTCGAACACGCGATCAAGCAACTCGCGCGACACGCACGGACGGGCCCCATCGTGGATCGCAACGTGCGTCGCATCATCCGGAACATGATCGAGCGCGGCCCGAACCGTCTCCCATCGGTGGGTCACGCCGCCGCTGACGATGCGCGCTCCGAGCAACCCGAGTTTGTCGCCGTGCCGGGTACGGAACCGATCCATCTGCGCGGGGTCGTGCGGGCCGGCGACAATGATCGAGCCGATCACGACCTCTTCGTGCTCGTAGTTCACGAATGCTTCGACCGTGCGCTGGAGCACAGGCCTCCCGCCGAGATCCTCATCAAGCTTGGAGCGGGGAACCTCCATCCCCTCGACATACCGCCCGCTGAATCCTGCTGCTGGAATGATCACGGCAACGCGAATGCTCATGCCTCACGATAGGGGGCGAGCGCCGCCATCCGCACGCCGGCCGACGGGTCGTCTCGGCCTCAACAGTCCGCCCGGCTCCTCTGGTACATCACTTGAGCAGCGCGACGGCCATCGGGTCCGTCGGCCGGATACCCGCCATGATCGGCTCTGCAGGGCCACCAGTACCCCCCGCGGCGAGGGGCGGCCAATCGATCGCGGAGTACACCACCTCCGGCTCCGAATGCTCGATCGGCGAAACGGCGGACCGGTTGAGAAAGAAGGCACCCGCACAGAGCGCGATCGCGCACACACCGACACCCGCCCGCGTCACGCGCCGCACGGTCCGACGACGATGGACCCGACGCATGAACATCTCGGGCGGCTCCGTTCGCGCGCTCCCGTTCGCTCTTGCGAGCCCGTCCAGCATGGTCTCAAGATCGTGGCTCATGGCGTCACCCTCACTGTATCGCGAGCACACTCGATCACGCGGGTGCCGCCCAAAAGACGTTCGAGTTCCTCGATCGCACGCCGGTATCTCCCCGCGATGGTGCTCCGGTTCTGATCGAGCGAGAACGCGAGCTGGTCGAAGGTCAGTCCGCCGACATGGCGCAGCAGCACGACCTCTGCCAGTTCGTCGGGCAGTGATGCGATCGCCTCACTCAAGCGTTCGTCACTGCGCTCGCTGATCGTTGCACGGCCCACATCAGCGCGATGCACGCCCGCGATGCCGGCGTCGTGTCCATGGCGGGTGTGGCGGCCATTGCTTCGCACATCGTTGATCGCAAGCCGCCTGACCATGCACGCGAGGAACACGCTCACATCGCGGATCTCGCGTACTTGCCTCTCCCGCAGTTCCAGCACGCGGCACATCGCCTGCTGAACCACATCCTCCGCGCGCTGCGCGTCCCGCGTCACCGCTCTGGCCACCGCAAGCAGCGACGGGCCCACACGAGCCCAGAGCTCGCGTGCGGCCCGCTCGTCGCCCTTTCGTATCAGGCGAACAAGCTCAAGATCGCTGCCGGCGTTCGTCAAGGGTGCCTCGCTCAAGGTTTACTTGACCTGTCCAAGGCGCTCCACGATGGCCTTGAACGACTCGTTCGATCGATCGACTGATGCGCGGCTCTTCGCGAAGTTGGGCACGAACACCTGCGCGATCAGGCCGTACTCACCCGCGAGCACCGCCTCGTGGATGCGGTCGAGTTCCTCAGGTGCGTCGGGTGCGGACCACGCCGCGATCATGTCGTCATACGCGCGGCCAATGCCGTCAAACTGTGCCGCCAGGGCCGCCTCGTCGAGCAACCCGAGGCCCTTCATGGCATCGCCCCGGTCCTCCACCATCGCCTGCAGGACCTGAACAAGCTGTGCGCCGGCACGTGGGCCCGAGTATGCTGCCCGCATCCACTCGACGGTCATCCACTTCTCTGTCACGAACGCTTCCGGAAGCCGGAAGTCGCCCGCCCGCTCGATCCGTTCGATCGCTCCGAGCAACGACTCTGCGTTAGCTCGATCGATCTTGCCCAGGTCGAGCATCGTGCCGATACGCTCGATCGCGGTCTGTGTCATCGCGATCGACACGAGCGAAGAAATCATGATCCGATCCTGCGAGATGTGCTCGGCAATCGCGAAGATTGCTGCGATGCTCTCCACCGCGCCGGAAACGTCGCTGCGATCCAGAAGCTGGGCGGCCCGAGCGTCGAGCATGATCACGATGCCCCGCATCGGCCCCGCGTGATCAACGAGCGCGAGCGGCCCCTTGGAATACTGCACACCCCAGTCGCAGCGTTCGAGCCGGGTCGCCTCGATGGCGAGCGCGAGGTTTCCAGAGTTGTTCTCCAAGAGGGCGGCGATCTCGGGCATCTCTCGTATGGCCATGCCCTTCGAGCGTGCGTCGCGAACCTGTTGGATCGCATCGGCCCCGATGAGGCGCATCGCCCGTGCATAGAGCAGCGCGGCGTTCGTCGGCTCGCGCATGCCCTCGGGCAGAGCGGGAACGACTTCTGGAGTGCGGATCTCCTGGGCATGTGCGCTGCCGGCGCATGGCGAGAGACCCGTCGTACCGGCGATGACCGTCACGAGCGAGATCGACCGAGCGAACCTTGCAGACGCGAGCTTCATATGCCGCATGACCATCACACTGCCTCCAATCGGTACGACGCGCACCCCGCCGCGATGGGCGTCATTGTCTCTGATCTGACACCGCCGATGAGCGTTCATGTGCCGGCATCCAACATTTCTTTGCATCAGTCCGATCGCACACCTTCCGAACCCCTAGTGTCTGGCGCATGACCAAGACGGACCCATCCCCAACACCCACAGGACATGAGGGGGATCGCACCGACGGCCTCTACGGCCAGCCGGATCTCTACGACATCCTGCACGGGCCTGATACCGAATGGGAGGTCCGCGGCCTCTTCAAGATCGCCCGCCGATTCCTCGGCCCGCGCGATCCGGCCACCATGCGCTGGCTCGAGCCCGCCTGCGGCACGGGACGCTATCTGCGGATTGCCGCGAAGCGCGGCGTGCGCGTCGTCGGCTTCGATCGGTCGCCGGAGATGATCGCCTACGCCGAGGCACGCATGAAAGATCTCGGCGTCTCGCGTCGTGCCAACCTATTTGTCGGCGACATGGTTGGCTTCGAAGAGCACGTCAAGCCCGCCTCAATCGACCTGGCATTCAACCTCATCAACACCATCCGCCATCTTCCCAGTGATCGCGCCATGCTGGCCCACCTCGCGGGCATCCGCGCCGTCATGAAGCCGAGGGGGGTGGTTATCGTCGGCATCTCCCTCTCCGCGTACGGCAAGGAAGAAGCCCAGGAAGACATCTGGCGCGGCAAGCGCGGACGCATCGAAGTCACGCAGATCGTCAACTACGAGCCCGCCGAAGATGGACCCGGCAAGCGCAAGGAGATGGTGTACAGCCACATGCTCGCGCGCGGCCCCAAAGGTGACGCCCACTTCGACGATGCCTACGCCCTGCGGAGCTACGACCTCCCTCAGTGGCGAGAGATCACCTCCCGCGCCGGCTTGGAGTGCATCGCCGTCATCGATGAGCAGGGTCAGGACATCGAGATCCGCGAGCCCGGATACGCGATCCACGCGTTCCGAGCCAAGCCCTCGCGCTGAGAGCTACCGCCCGATCCTCTCAAAGTGCGTGCCGACGCGTCGAATCCGACGCTGGATCTCGAGCATCGTCAGACGAGATCGTAACTCATGGGTCGGCGTCTCCGTGCGGACCGCAAGCTGATCGGGCGTCAGCGGCTCATCGAGCGCGCCGAGGATCTTCGCATCCAAGGGATCGACAGGGATCGCAGAGACCTCGGGCGCGCCAGCTTCCTTCGGCCCGATCGGCCCGAGCTCGCGCAGCGCCGGCGATCGCTTCCGCTCCAGCTCAGTCGTTCCGAAGAGCCCCCCGTCTCTCCCGCTGTCCGTGGAAACTCCGTGCTCCGCTGCTCGCTCGTCCACAAGCGAGAACGTTGTCGCGTCGCGCAGGGAAGCGAGGATGTCGGCCGGCTCCGTGACCATCGCCGCGCCACCCGTCTTGATCAGATCCAGCGAGCCGGCGGAGTGTGCCGAATCGACTCGACCCGGAATCGCGAAGACCTCGCGCCCGTGGTCCTCCGCCGCCAGACGCGCCGTGATCAACGACCCCGAGCGATGCCCCGCCTCGATCACCAGCGTGCCGTGCGACATGCCGGAGATGATGCGGTTTCGCGCGGGGAAGTTCTCGGCGGTGGGGGGCGTGTGAAACGGGAGTTCGCTGAGCAGGCAGCCCCGTTCGGCGATCCGCGCGAACAGGTCCTCGTTCTCGGGTGGGTACGCCCGCGCGAGCCCGCACCCCATCACGGCGATCGTCCTTCCCCCCGCGTCGATCGCGCCCTTGTGCGCCGCCGTGTCGATGCCCCGCGCACCCCCGGAGACGATCGTCACCCCTGTCTGGGCAAGCATGCCGGCGAATCTGCGAGACTGCTCCAGACCATAGTGCGAGCACTTCCGCGACCCCACGACCGCCAGCGTCGCCCGATCGAGATCGCCGGTCCGCATCTCACCTTTGACATAGAGCACCGGCGGCGGATCGTCGATGTGCGCGAGCAGCATCGGGTACCCCGGCTCGCCCAACACCACCAGATGCACGCCCGCATCCGCGATCGCGCTCAACTCGGCATCGACCAATCGTTCGAGATCCGCGCGGGACCGATCGATCGTCTCCGCCTTTGCCTCCCCTATCCCTTTGACCGTTCGAATCTCCGCGGCAGACGCGCGGAGCACCGCGTTCGCCGAGCCGAACTTCTTCAAGAGCCGCGAGATCAACACGGGGCCGAGCCCCGGCACGAGCGTCAATCGCAGCAGGTCGATCGCGTTCGGAGAAAGGTCGGGCATATGAACAGCGTATCACGCTCCGGGCGATCAGGGGGTGCTGGAACCCAGGAACTGGTAGGTCTGCACCTTCGCCGACGTCACAAACTCGCTGGTCCGGGCGTACACATCGATCGGCACCGTAGTCTCGACCGTTGTGAGAAGTTCTTGCGTGACAATGACTTGCGGGTACATGTACGAGGGGTCCGGCTTCCTCGCCGTGACGGTGACCGTCGCCTTGTCCAGAGAGGGCGTGACGTGATCGAGCGTGAACGTCCACCCGGGCGTCGGCGCCTGCATGATCAGCCGATAGACCCGGCCGGTCCGATCGATCTGGATCGGCGGGCCGTCATACCGCGCATCGCTCAGACTCGGCTTGTTCGAGCGACACCCCGAAGCAGCCAGCACCGCAGCTGCGAGCAAAGCACCCATCACAAGCCGGGGCCTCGCGATACTCCGAATCGTTCCGATCATGTGTGCGATCATTGGGCGTACTCCGGTGGTCGAGACGATGATACTGTCGCGCACGCGGAGCCGCCGGTGGAGTCCCACGCGCCGTATCCAAAGAACGTTCACGACCGAGAAGACCATGCAAGCACGTTCCACCAGCCGATCACTTCTCTTTCGCTCCAGCACGGCGATCCTTGCGGCCCTTGTCGCCCTCGGCGTCGGCTGCGAGTCTGCCTCGAAGCCCGAGCCCCTGACCGACATCAGGCCCTTCGGCGTAGAGCCGGACATCCGCGTGCGGATCCGTGACGGTGTCGAACTGGCCGACATCGGAGCCGCCAACGCCTCGTCGCGCCTTGTCGCACGCGGGCTCGCCGGACGGACCGAGACCATGAACGCCCCCGTCAAGGCCCGGGCCGGGGTCGGCGGCATCGAACTCACCGACCTCTACGGCCGGCGCATCGTGTTCGGTGATGGCGCAGACGTGCAGATCACCATGCCCGACGCCAACGCCGGCGCGGGTCTGGTTCGTGTCGACGGGACGCCCTATGCGTCGAGCGTTGTCATCAAGCAGCGGTCTGACCTCGGAGGGGGCGCGGGAGGCCGGGGCCGCTTCGACATCATCGCCACGCTCCCCATGGAACAGTACATCGAGGGCGTCGTCTCCAAGGAACTCATCGCCTCGTGGCCCCTCGGCGCGTACGAGGCCCAGGCGATCGCCGCTCGCTCATACGCCATGCACGAGCGCACACGCGCCCGCGCCCAAGGGAAGTCGTTCGACGTGGAGTCCACCACTGCCGACCAGGTCTTCGGAGGCAGCACCACGCTCGAAGTCGCCAAGGCCGGCACTCGCAACACCCGTGGCCTTGTCCTTGTCGAGGGTGGACGCACGCTCCGGGCCTACTACTCCAGCACGTGCGGCGGGAAGCCCAACGGGGCCACCGATGTATGGCCCTTCGGTCCCGGCTATGAGTACAACCGCTCGCCCTCACTGCAGGCCCGCTCGCGGGCCTTCGGATGCCAGGGCTCGCCCCTCTTTCGCTGGCGTGTCGAGCGTGACCTCGGCCAACTCAGCCAGCGCGTCCGCGCCTGGGGACAGACAAACGGCGGCGGCGTCGGCCAGATCGGCACCATCCGTTCTATCGAGTCCCTCGAGCAGAACATCGTCGGACGTCCAACAAAGTTCCGCCTCACCGACGACAAGGGAAAGACCTACACACTGAGCGCAGAGCAGCTCCGATTCGCCGCAAACCAGAACGTGCCGGGCCTCCCCGATATCACGCGTGAAGTCCGCATGCACAGCGGCAACTTCCAGGTGCTGTTCTCCGGAAACCGCGCCGTCTTCGAGGGTGGCGGCTTCGGCCACGGCGTCGGCATGTGCCAGTACTGCGCCAAGGGGTGGGCCGATCAGGGCCTCTCCTATCGCGAGATGCTCGCGCGGTTCTATCCCGGCGCGACCGTCCAGCGTCAGTTCTGATCTTGGGTGGGTCGGCTCTCCGAGCCGACATCCAGACGCCTCAGGCGTACAGGTCGATGAACTTCGCCACCAGCGTCGGACGCGACAGGTTCAGCACGATCGCGCCCTGACGCGTCGTCCTCTGTTCACCGGCGTTCGATTCACTGCGAGCCGCATCCACTGGCCGCGCGCTCTCGGGCGATGTCAATGCGGGCGCGATCCCCGACTCTGGAGCGATTCTGCCATCCCCGCCCGACACTGCATCGCTCCCCACAGCCAGACGGGGGTGCTCGAACGCCAAGCGGCGGTTCTCGTGGTAGAGAAAGTCCGCAAACGGGACAGGACCTCGCTCGAAGCAGTCTGCGTCGCGCTCGGTAACGCACGGATCGTGACAGGCCGACGCACGCTCGCAAGCCGCGTGGCGATGCTCGATCCGGCCTGCATGCGGGGCGAAGTCAACAAAGTCCGAGGATGTCCCGATCGCGGGGCTCATCGCCAGACTGGGGTGCGAGTGTCGTGCCGCCCGTCGGACCGTTCACTCGAGGCCCATAATCTCCGGCCCTCCACCGCACGATCGCGCAGGACTCTTGTTCTGGGACGCGCGGCGTGGGGCGCGTGATGCCGGGCGTGGTTCGCACGCTTCGGGGCGTGTGGCGTCGATGCAACACCCGCCGATCCCTGAACGGGGGTCGGTCTTTCAGGAGCAGAGTCTCACGTGCGGACAAGCGAGCTGGAGTATGAGTTGCCCGAGGGCGTGATCGCCACGCGAGCCGCCGAGCCGCGCGATGCCGCTCGGCTGATGGTCGTCAGCCGCTCCGACGCTTCGCTCTTGGAACACCGCCACGTTCGTGATCTGCCTGAGTACCTTCGCGCCGGCGACATGATGGTCTTCAATCGCACTTCGGTCCTGCCCGCGCGGCTCATCGGAGCGAACCTCTCGACCGGCGGCAAGGTCGAGGGGCTCTTTCTCCACGAACTCGCCGGCAACCCACCCGGCGCCGCACGCTGGCAAGTGCTCATCAAGGCACGGCGCGCCCGACCCGGCTCCACCCTCACCCTCCTCGATCCGAACGATCAGCCCTCGGACATCGTGCTGACGCTGGTCGAGCGTGCCTCGGGCGATGAAGGCGGCTGGATTTCAGATGTCGCAGTGGGGGGGCGTCCGGTCGCTGCCGGCGAGCACCTCAGAATCCTGGCCGCGATCGGGCGCACGCCGCTGCCCCC from Phycisphaeraceae bacterium includes the following:
- the lexA gene encoding transcriptional repressor LexA; translation: MNLTPKQLRILQLIRDWRVRRGYSPTMQELADEIGVSKVTVFEHVEALIRKGALVREPNKARSLSIADGIPVPDESRPLRFPLVGKIAAGYPIEKVPDADEIDLTEFLFPTARGESTFALKVDGDSMRDEGIFSGDIVLVERTQVAQNGDRVVALLPDGSTTLKTFYKEDDHIRLQPANPDFEPIRVRFCQIQGIVKGVVRRYGR
- a CDS encoding 2-C-methyl-D-erythritol 4-phosphate cytidylyltransferase, with the translated sequence MSIRVAVIIPAAGFSGRYVEGMEVPRSKLDEDLGGRPVLQRTVEAFVNYEHEEVVIGSIIVAGPHDPAQMDRFRTRHGDKLGLLGARIVSGGVTHRWETVRAALDHVPDDATHVAIHDGARPCVSRELLDRVFDGATKFAAVIPVMEVGDTIKRVSEDRVPDPKPDPFAVILSEGASAAQGTAYLRVEQTIDRTRLVMVQTPQVFERGLIVRAYAQDDLSSTDDAGLVERLGERVITVPGEARNIKITRPSDLALCRNILGVREPESRATHKRF
- a CDS encoding RNA polymerase sigma factor, giving the protein MTNAGSDLELVRLIRKGDERAARELWARVGPSLLAVARAVTRDAQRAEDVVQQAMCRVLELRERQVREIRDVSVFLACMVRRLAINDVRSNGRHTRHGHDAGIAGVHRADVGRATISERSDERLSEAIASLPDELAEVVLLRHVGGLTFDQLAFSLDQNRSTIAGRYRRAIEELERLLGGTRVIECARDTVRVTP
- a CDS encoding class I SAM-dependent methyltransferase, encoding MTKTDPSPTPTGHEGDRTDGLYGQPDLYDILHGPDTEWEVRGLFKIARRFLGPRDPATMRWLEPACGTGRYLRIAAKRGVRVVGFDRSPEMIAYAEARMKDLGVSRRANLFVGDMVGFEEHVKPASIDLAFNLINTIRHLPSDRAMLAHLAGIRAVMKPRGVVIVGISLSAYGKEEAQEDIWRGKRGRIEVTQIVNYEPAEDGPGKRKEMVYSHMLARGPKGDAHFDDAYALRSYDLPQWREITSRAGLECIAVIDEQGQDIEIREPGYAIHAFRAKPSR
- the dprA gene encoding DNA-processing protein DprA; its protein translation is MPDLSPNAIDLLRLTLVPGLGPVLISRLLKKFGSANAVLRASAAEIRTVKGIGEAKAETIDRSRADLERLVDAELSAIADAGVHLVVLGEPGYPMLLAHIDDPPPVLYVKGEMRTGDLDRATLAVVGSRKCSHYGLEQSRRFAGMLAQTGVTIVSGGARGIDTAAHKGAIDAGGRTIAVMGCGLARAYPPENEDLFARIAERGCLLSELPFHTPPTAENFPARNRIISGMSHGTLVIEAGHRSGSLITARLAAEDHGREVFAIPGRVDSAHSAGSLDLIKTGGAAMVTEPADILASLRDATTFSLVDERAAEHGVSTDSGRDGGLFGTTELERKRSPALRELGPIGPKEAGAPEVSAIPVDPLDAKILGALDEPLTPDQLAVRTETPTHELRSRLTMLEIQRRIRRVGTHFERIGR
- a CDS encoding SpoIID/LytB domain-containing protein, yielding MQARSTSRSLLFRSSTAILAALVALGVGCESASKPEPLTDIRPFGVEPDIRVRIRDGVELADIGAANASSRLVARGLAGRTETMNAPVKARAGVGGIELTDLYGRRIVFGDGADVQITMPDANAGAGLVRVDGTPYASSVVIKQRSDLGGGAGGRGRFDIIATLPMEQYIEGVVSKELIASWPLGAYEAQAIAARSYAMHERTRARAQGKSFDVESTTADQVFGGSTTLEVAKAGTRNTRGLVLVEGGRTLRAYYSSTCGGKPNGATDVWPFGPGYEYNRSPSLQARSRAFGCQGSPLFRWRVERDLGQLSQRVRAWGQTNGGGVGQIGTIRSIESLEQNIVGRPTKFRLTDDKGKTYTLSAEQLRFAANQNVPGLPDITREVRMHSGNFQVLFSGNRAVFEGGGFGHGVGMCQYCAKGWADQGLSYREMLARFYPGATVQRQF